In one Rhodocyclaceae bacterium genomic region, the following are encoded:
- a CDS encoding OmpA family protein, whose protein sequence is MMPARSRWVVIAAVTVLSGCAASPELVSCLDPNRRVAVEVTGFKVKPAPKPVEGAKPGKPGRQNVTMSVQIQGSSAWDVGSAALKAEGRAELDSMLKEIASGAGKDTRPTEVEVVIVTGHNDRLEERKTPGLSEQRAKAVTDYLVSKGISSKVIFWEGRGARDPVAVTKFCDA, encoded by the coding sequence ATGATGCCTGCCCGCTCGCGCTGGGTAGTGATTGCCGCCGTTACCGTGCTCTCCGGCTGTGCCGCGAGCCCCGAACTCGTGAGTTGCCTCGACCCGAACCGTCGGGTCGCGGTCGAAGTGACCGGCTTCAAGGTCAAGCCGGCGCCGAAGCCCGTCGAAGGCGCGAAGCCCGGAAAGCCCGGCCGCCAGAACGTCACGATGAGCGTCCAGATCCAGGGCAGCAGCGCCTGGGATGTCGGCAGCGCAGCACTGAAGGCCGAAGGGCGCGCCGAACTCGACAGCATGCTGAAGGAGATCGCCTCCGGTGCCGGCAAGGACACGCGTCCGACCGAGGTCGAGGTCGTTATCGTCACCGGACACAATGATCGTCTCGAGGAGCGCAAGACGCCCGGCCTGAGCGAGCAGCGCGCAAAAGCCGTCACCGATTACCTGGTCAGCAAGGGCATCAGTTCCAAGGTGATCTTCTGGGAAGGTCGCGGCGCGCGCGATCCGGTCGCGGTCACGAAGTTCTGCGACGCCTGA
- the lolA gene encoding outer membrane lipoprotein chaperone LolA: MLPLATLSRAQQQAQPAGSAAARLRSFIEGTQSAQARFTQTVVDRKGRRVQEATGLMQFQRPGRFRWEYEKPYSQLLVGDGQRIWIWDRDLNQVTVRSLDRAITGTPAALLAGSNEIEKAFTVTAQPAQDGLDWIEAVSKGNESSFASVRLGFAADVLSAMELNDALGSRTLIRFEDLQRNPKLAPQLFRFTPPKGADVLEDK; the protein is encoded by the coding sequence ATGCTGCCACTCGCGACGCTGTCCCGGGCACAGCAACAGGCGCAGCCTGCGGGTTCCGCCGCCGCGCGACTGCGCAGCTTCATCGAGGGTACGCAGTCGGCGCAGGCGCGGTTCACGCAGACGGTGGTCGATCGCAAGGGCAGGCGTGTGCAGGAGGCGACCGGCCTGATGCAGTTCCAGCGTCCCGGACGCTTCCGCTGGGAATACGAGAAGCCGTATTCACAGCTGCTGGTCGGCGATGGTCAGCGGATCTGGATCTGGGACCGTGACCTGAACCAGGTGACGGTGCGAAGCCTGGATCGTGCGATCACAGGTACGCCGGCTGCGCTGCTGGCGGGCAGCAACGAGATCGAGAAGGCCTTCACGGTCACGGCGCAACCGGCGCAGGACGGGCTCGACTGGATCGAGGCGGTTTCGAAGGGCAACGAAAGCAGCTTTGCCAGCGTCCGCCTCGGCTTCGCGGCGGACGTGCTGTCGGCGATGGAACTGAACGATGCGCTCGGCAGCCGTACCCTGATCCGCTTCGAGGATCTGCAGCGAAACCCGAAGCTGGCACCGCAGCTGTTCCGCTTCACCCCGCCAAAGGGCGCGGATGTACTCGAGGACAAGTGA
- a CDS encoding DUF4124 domain-containing protein has product MAVFACTVVLACLHGLSGALAQQVQPRAAERTGPGSDTQPLTAQPLPPAASGRSGGEVFRSVDENGTPSFSQSPPSGRASQPVELKPLSGSIDTVKPVPGPVAAPAPRVVPPPPPPQAAPGAERTPSGGAPRGLSFETFILIRRGMSEGELLGRAGPPDYRGNEVNRGLLQESWYYLPTASDPFTTIIQLRGGRVVDTERIRKL; this is encoded by the coding sequence ATGGCCGTCTTCGCGTGCACGGTGGTGCTCGCGTGCCTGCACGGCCTGTCGGGAGCGCTGGCGCAGCAGGTGCAGCCGAGGGCAGCCGAGCGTACCGGACCTGGCAGCGACACCCAGCCGCTCACGGCCCAGCCGCTGCCGCCCGCGGCGTCTGGCCGCAGCGGCGGCGAGGTGTTCCGATCGGTCGATGAGAACGGCACGCCGTCGTTCAGCCAGAGCCCGCCGTCCGGTCGTGCGTCGCAGCCGGTCGAGCTGAAACCGTTGTCGGGCAGCATCGACACCGTGAAGCCCGTGCCTGGCCCGGTTGCTGCGCCGGCGCCGCGGGTGGTTCCCCCGCCGCCCCCGCCGCAGGCCGCCCCGGGCGCGGAGCGCACGCCTTCGGGGGGGGCACCGCGCGGGCTGTCTTTCGAGACCTTTATCCTGATCCGGCGTGGCATGAGCGAAGGCGAACTGCTCGGCCGCGCCGGGCCACCCGACTATCGCGGCAACGAGGTCAACCGTGGCCTCCTGCAGGAGTCATGGTACTACCTGCCAACCGCCTCCGACCCCTTCACCACGATCATCCAGCTGCGTGGCGGACGCGTGGTCGATACCGAACGGATACGAAAGCTTTGA